From Candidatus Acidiferrales bacterium, the proteins below share one genomic window:
- a CDS encoding matrixin family metalloprotease yields DFQTILTHELGHWLGLDHSPLWQAAMWPEAVPAGQAGRALSSDDRIGVAALYPAAGTGPGLTTGILSGKVTLPPDAAADSPGLPIFGAHVVVVDATSGEAVTGGIAGWSCSNNQILLDGSYEIRGMPFGTYFLYAEPLDGPMDSSALPGFLAPIESGRAGFDSSPRFDLSFTTRFH; encoded by the coding sequence ACGATTTCCAGACGATCCTCACCCACGAGCTTGGTCACTGGCTGGGCCTCGATCACTCGCCCCTCTGGCAGGCGGCGATGTGGCCGGAAGCCGTGCCCGCCGGACAGGCCGGGCGCGCGCTTTCCTCGGATGATCGCATTGGTGTTGCGGCGCTCTACCCCGCCGCTGGCACCGGACCCGGACTCACGACCGGGATTCTGAGCGGTAAGGTCACCCTGCCTCCGGACGCAGCCGCCGACTCACCGGGACTCCCCATCTTTGGCGCTCACGTCGTCGTGGTGGATGCGACTTCCGGGGAAGCGGTCACCGGCGGCATCGCCGGTTGGAGCTGCTCGAACAATCAGATATTGTTGGATGGGAGTTACGAAATTCGAGGAATGCCTTTTGGCACCTATTTTCTCTACGCCGAGCCTCTCGACGGGCCTATGGACTCCTCCGCATTGCCCGGTTTCCTCGCCCCGATAGAATCGGGGCGAGCCGGCTTTGATTCTTCGCCGCGCTTTGATTTGAGTTTCACAACTCGATTCCACTGA
- a CDS encoding Glu/Leu/Phe/Val dehydrogenase dimerization domain-containing protein, translating to MIPDNLFTRLEQDDYEEILVAQNRASGLRAFLVIHDTTFGPAHGGTRTRCYSSEGEALEDALLLARAMTYKAALAGIPAGGGKIVVLDHPRMERQAAFRALGRFVESLSGRFFTGGDMGTTAQDLLWMNEETSYVASEADPRIGDLAEATARGVFAGFRACLDVAGLEPGRTTVAIQGVGAVGYRLAELLREQGSKLVVADVNREAAERACRALGAVAVEPHEIYDARADVFAPCAVGGTVNPETVPRLRARIICGCANNVLADAAVGQELVKRDILYAPDYVVNAGGLIQGGNAHLLGKTDNREELEAIYGRTREILERARIAGRPTQAIADEMAQARLKRPKTYHEMSWPRRFS from the coding sequence GTGATTCCGGACAACCTCTTCACGCGGCTCGAACAGGACGATTACGAGGAAATTCTGGTGGCCCAGAACCGGGCGAGCGGGCTGCGCGCTTTCCTCGTGATTCATGACACGACTTTCGGCCCGGCACATGGCGGAACCCGCACTCGATGCTACTCGAGTGAGGGGGAAGCGCTTGAAGACGCTCTCCTGCTTGCCCGCGCCATGACCTACAAGGCGGCCCTGGCGGGCATTCCCGCCGGTGGTGGCAAGATTGTGGTTCTGGATCATCCCCGCATGGAGCGGCAGGCCGCCTTCCGGGCCCTCGGCCGGTTTGTCGAGAGTCTCAGCGGGCGATTCTTTACCGGTGGGGATATGGGCACCACCGCGCAGGACCTCCTCTGGATGAACGAAGAAACTTCCTATGTCGCTTCGGAAGCTGATCCGCGCATCGGCGACCTTGCGGAAGCCACCGCCCGTGGCGTCTTCGCCGGATTCCGCGCCTGTCTTGACGTCGCCGGTCTCGAACCCGGCCGGACAACGGTGGCCATCCAGGGGGTGGGCGCGGTCGGCTATCGCCTGGCCGAGCTTTTGCGGGAGCAGGGATCGAAGCTGGTGGTTGCCGACGTGAATCGCGAGGCAGCAGAACGCGCTTGCCGCGCGCTCGGTGCCGTGGCTGTTGAGCCACACGAAATCTACGACGCCCGCGCCGACGTCTTTGCCCCTTGTGCTGTCGGCGGAACGGTGAACCCGGAAACAGTGCCGCGGCTTCGCGCACGTATCATTTGCGGCTGCGCCAATAACGTGCTGGCGGATGCTGCCGTCGGGCAAGAACTGGTCAAGCGGGACATCCTTTACGCGCCGGATTATGTGGTGAACGCCGGCGGGCTGATTCAGGGCGGCAACGCTCACCTGCTCGGCAAAACCGATAACCGCGAAGAACTGGAGGCGATCTATGGCCGGACGCGGGAGATTCTCGAGCGAGCCCGCATCGCGGGACGGCCGACGCAAGCGATTGCCGATGAAATGGCCCAAGCGCGGTTGAAGCGCCCCAAGACTTACCACGAGATGTCCTGGCCCAGAAGGTTCTCGTAG
- a CDS encoding ArgE/DapE family deacylase yields the protein MATLVDPDLTLDLLRQLIRIPSVNPSLVSGAEGEGRLAHMLEDFLRRRGLPAELEEAAPGRANVILRLGQGKPELMVLAHLDTVSGEAMADPFTAREEGGKIFGRGALDIKSGVAAAFSAAIALAGGFSQGSCLFAGVVDEEFESLGTQKLIEHRRADAAIVLEPTQLRVALAHKGFAWFRIETEGRAAHGSMPEEGRDAIRMMGKILVELDRLDGELAGRAPHRWLGRPSLHASVIQGGVELSSYPAHCRLEVERRTLPGESREQVETELQEAIRRTGDAPPGRGQMTVWRGPYEIAPDHAIVRAVGEACGAVLGRSELSGVPFWTDTAILAERGIPGVVFGPAGANMHGAEEYVEAGSVIECAEILVRTIRQFCSS from the coding sequence TTGGCCACTCTTGTTGACCCTGACCTCACCCTTGACCTTCTGCGACAACTGATTCGGATACCTTCCGTCAACCCCTCGCTGGTGAGCGGGGCGGAGGGCGAGGGCCGACTGGCGCATATGCTCGAGGACTTTCTGCGTCGCCGCGGGTTGCCGGCTGAGCTTGAAGAGGCCGCGCCTGGACGCGCGAACGTGATCCTGCGCCTCGGCCAAGGTAAACCGGAGTTGATGGTCCTAGCTCACCTCGACACGGTCAGCGGCGAAGCGATGGCGGATCCTTTCACTGCACGCGAAGAGGGCGGAAAAATCTTTGGCCGGGGGGCGTTGGACATCAAGAGCGGTGTGGCGGCCGCTTTTTCCGCGGCGATTGCGCTGGCCGGGGGCTTCTCTCAAGGGAGTTGCCTCTTTGCCGGTGTCGTGGATGAGGAATTCGAAAGCCTCGGCACGCAGAAGCTTATCGAACACCGCCGCGCTGATGCGGCAATTGTTCTGGAGCCGACCCAGTTGCGGGTAGCCCTGGCCCACAAAGGTTTCGCGTGGTTTCGCATCGAGACGGAGGGCCGCGCGGCTCACGGCAGCATGCCCGAGGAAGGCCGCGACGCCATTCGCATGATGGGAAAAATTCTTGTCGAGCTCGATCGTCTCGACGGGGAACTGGCCGGCCGCGCTCCGCACCGCTGGCTCGGCCGCCCGTCTCTGCACGCCTCGGTCATTCAAGGCGGCGTTGAACTTTCAAGCTACCCGGCGCATTGCCGCCTGGAGGTCGAACGGCGCACGCTTCCCGGCGAGTCGCGCGAGCAGGTCGAAACGGAATTGCAAGAGGCCATCCGCCGCACCGGTGACGCTCCTCCCGGGCGAGGACAAATGACCGTCTGGCGCGGCCCCTATGAGATTGCCCCTGATCATGCGATTGTCCGCGCCGTTGGCGAAGCTTGTGGCGCCGTGCTCGGCCGAAGCGAGCTCTCCGGCGTGCCCTTCTGGACGGACACAGCCATCCTGGCGGAGAGAGGGATCCCGGGGGTGGTCTTCGGCCCCGCCGGCGCCAACATGCACGGCGCCGAGGAGTATGTCGAGGCCGGTTCGGTCATCGAGTGCGCCGAAATTCTGGTGCGTACCATCCGCCAATTTTGCAGCAGTTAG
- the feoB gene encoding ferrous iron transport protein B has protein sequence MDGAESSLAADVLQLKMSFILSPYRSMAIANKPGFLSGRPERVPAAIPKPAPEASLRRVFLVGHPNVGKSAVFNLLTGEYAFVSNYPGTTVEVTRGTWRKGPEEIEIVDTPGVNSLAPHSDEEWVTVNMLRGERPDVVVQVADAKNLRRSLLLTLQLAELDLPLILVLNMLDEAEKLGLQIDTAALGAELGIDVVFMVATQSIGRDELLRAMEKARVPRRFRSNGFQPGAPGPPVPPRSNGQVEPAEAEESFSLESSKIYGEKHSTRAACLAAGCPLQSGCALSQNGNGSSPLIHAWRQATANALAESVLRVAEASSRGWPCTNTVQGWVDRMDGWLRRPATGWPILLAILAVTYLLVGVVAAQWAVDLLEKKLFGGGVVPGVKWLLGALDAGPFLSELLVGRFGVVSMGLTYALAILLPILAGFFLLFGWLEDSGYLPRLAILADRQLRRFGMNGKAVLPLVLGLGCDTMATLVTRVLSTRKERLITTLVLAVGIPCSAQLGVLMGLLAGSSFWGMMTVVATVGSQVVLVAYFSSKILPGKQGDFMLEIPPLRMPRWSNLLRKTAMRVRWFLGEALPLFVLGAVLLFFLDRWGWLGKMIAASKPLVVNWLGLPAEAATALLMGFLRRDYGAAGLFALARGGQLDAVQIIVAAVTLTLFLPCLANLLMIVKEFGGRVATILALFVIPFAVLVGGTLNHLMRWLLPALGLR, from the coding sequence TTGGATGGCGCTGAAAGCAGTTTGGCCGCCGATGTGCTCCAGTTGAAAATGAGTTTCATTTTGTCTCCCTACAGATCCATGGCGATAGCCAACAAGCCGGGGTTCCTTTCGGGTCGGCCGGAGAGGGTCCCCGCGGCAATTCCTAAACCCGCGCCAGAGGCGTCTCTGCGGCGGGTTTTTCTTGTCGGCCACCCCAATGTGGGCAAGTCCGCGGTCTTCAATCTGTTGACCGGCGAGTATGCGTTCGTCTCCAACTATCCCGGCACGACGGTCGAAGTAACTCGCGGAACGTGGCGGAAAGGCCCGGAGGAGATCGAAATCGTGGATACGCCGGGCGTCAACAGCCTAGCACCCCACTCCGACGAGGAGTGGGTGACGGTGAACATGCTCCGGGGCGAACGACCTGACGTTGTCGTTCAGGTTGCCGACGCCAAGAATCTTCGCCGCTCGCTCCTCCTGACGCTGCAACTCGCCGAGCTGGATTTGCCCTTGATCCTTGTCCTGAACATGCTGGACGAGGCGGAGAAGCTCGGGCTGCAGATCGATACGGCCGCACTTGGAGCGGAGCTGGGGATAGACGTGGTTTTCATGGTGGCCACGCAGAGCATTGGCCGCGATGAATTGCTGCGCGCCATGGAAAAGGCCCGAGTCCCTAGACGGTTTAGAAGTAACGGATTTCAGCCCGGCGCTCCTGGCCCGCCGGTGCCGCCACGATCGAATGGGCAAGTGGAACCTGCCGAGGCGGAAGAATCCTTCAGTCTAGAATCGTCCAAAATCTACGGTGAAAAGCATTCCACCCGGGCAGCGTGTCTCGCCGCTGGCTGTCCCCTCCAGAGCGGTTGCGCCCTGTCACAAAATGGCAATGGCAGCAGTCCCCTCATCCACGCCTGGCGCCAGGCAACCGCCAATGCCTTGGCGGAGAGCGTGCTGCGAGTTGCCGAAGCTTCGTCACGCGGCTGGCCCTGTACCAATACGGTACAGGGCTGGGTGGATCGTATGGACGGATGGTTGCGGCGACCGGCCACCGGATGGCCGATTTTGCTCGCCATCCTGGCAGTGACCTATTTGCTGGTGGGCGTGGTCGCGGCGCAGTGGGCAGTAGATTTACTCGAGAAGAAGCTGTTTGGCGGAGGCGTGGTGCCCGGGGTGAAATGGCTGCTGGGCGCGCTCGATGCCGGCCCGTTCTTGAGCGAGCTGCTCGTCGGCCGCTTCGGGGTTGTCTCGATGGGCCTCACCTACGCCCTGGCTATCTTGCTGCCCATTCTTGCCGGATTCTTCTTGCTCTTCGGGTGGCTCGAGGACAGCGGCTATTTGCCCCGGCTGGCGATCCTTGCCGACCGGCAGTTGCGCCGCTTCGGAATGAATGGCAAAGCGGTGCTGCCGCTGGTGCTTGGCCTGGGCTGCGACACGATGGCCACGCTTGTGACCCGCGTCCTGAGCACGCGCAAAGAAAGATTGATCACCACGCTCGTGCTGGCGGTCGGCATACCCTGCTCGGCGCAACTGGGAGTGCTGATGGGGCTGCTGGCCGGATCCTCGTTCTGGGGCATGATGACGGTAGTGGCGACAGTGGGATCGCAAGTCGTGCTCGTCGCCTATTTCTCTTCGAAGATTCTGCCCGGCAAGCAAGGCGACTTCATGCTGGAAATTCCGCCCTTACGTATGCCGCGCTGGTCAAATCTGCTGCGCAAAACGGCCATGCGGGTACGATGGTTTCTTGGCGAAGCGTTGCCCCTTTTTGTGTTGGGCGCGGTGCTGCTTTTCTTCCTTGATCGTTGGGGCTGGCTCGGGAAGATGATCGCCGCCAGCAAACCCCTGGTAGTGAACTGGCTCGGCTTGCCCGCCGAGGCAGCCACCGCGCTGCTGATGGGTTTCCTTCGCCGCGATTATGGCGCCGCCGGCCTGTTTGCGCTCGCCCGCGGCGGGCAGCTTGACGCGGTTCAAATCATCGTGGCGGCGGTCACGCTCACGCTCTTCCTGCCCTGCCTGGCGAATTTGCTCATGATCGTCAAAGAGTTTGGCGGCAGAGTGGCGACCATCCTGGCTCTTTTTGTGATTCCGTTCGCGGTGCTGGTTGGCGGCACGCTGAACCACCTGATGCGCTGGTTGCTTCCGGCGCTTGGCTTGCGATGA
- a CDS encoding metal-dependent transcriptional regulator: MNTSNKEWGPDSYEFRLSQPIEEALEAAWTSMEASETSLERLRASARTNVSAELLAELEREDWLSIAGHRFVLTAKGHERARAIIRRHRLAERLVTDVLRMGPESMEDAACAYEHLVADTITESICTLLGHPETCPHDKPIPPGACCLLARNRSEQTEHAGVEPAPIMRLDAASPGERLRVAFIATQSPARLDRLAAFGLTAGSVIRLVETAPAFLVECEHTQIAMERGIALEIHVVRIGP, encoded by the coding sequence ATGAATACGTCGAACAAAGAATGGGGCCCTGACTCATACGAATTTCGACTGAGCCAGCCCATCGAGGAGGCACTGGAAGCCGCCTGGACATCCATGGAAGCCAGTGAGACCTCGCTCGAACGGCTCCGAGCCAGCGCACGGACGAACGTTTCCGCCGAATTGCTCGCCGAACTCGAAAGGGAAGATTGGCTGAGCATCGCCGGTCATCGCTTTGTGCTGACGGCCAAAGGCCACGAGCGCGCCCGAGCCATCATTCGCCGGCACCGCCTGGCTGAGCGGCTGGTCACGGATGTGCTCCGGATGGGGCCGGAGAGCATGGAGGACGCTGCCTGCGCCTACGAGCATCTGGTTGCCGACACGATCACGGAATCCATCTGCACCCTGCTCGGCCATCCGGAAACCTGCCCGCACGACAAACCCATTCCCCCGGGAGCGTGTTGCTTGCTGGCGCGAAACCGGTCCGAGCAGACGGAGCACGCCGGGGTGGAGCCTGCGCCTATCATGCGACTGGATGCGGCCTCGCCCGGGGAACGCTTGCGCGTGGCTTTTATCGCTACCCAGTCTCCGGCGCGGCTCGATCGGCTTGCGGCCTTCGGGCTGACCGCCGGATCAGTCATTCGCCTGGTCGAGACAGCGCCGGCGTTCCTCGTCGAGTGCGAGCACACGCAAATCGCCATGGAGCGAGGCATCGCTCTGGAAATCCACGTGGTGCGCATAGGGCCATAG